From Lasioglossum baleicum chromosome 2, iyLasBale1, whole genome shotgun sequence, a single genomic window includes:
- the LOC143216213 gene encoding uncharacterized protein LOC143216213, producing MPVMQQVAHCFGLQQAFTPVYHPEANPVERKNRDLKAQLGIYVGRDHSTWDERLPTIRFAMNSARCVTTGYSAAFLTFGRELRTPDDANRDLRTIIQAENFLPEITPKLLTLADTMQIAQQNQERQQEQRKEYADQRRRPNPGYERGDLVWVTTHTLSRRERNYTAKFAPKRDGPYVVKRRIGSNSYEIETREDQPVCVGVYHTSALRPYNGARANPPPDPVTTIRKRGRPRRQHEGQPTQRPTKQARRK from the coding sequence ATGCCCGTCATGCAGCAGGTAGCCCACTGTTTTGGGCTGCAACAGGCGTTCACCCCTGTCTATCATCCCGAGGCCAACCCGGTGGAACGGAAGAATCGCGATCTGAAGGCGCAGCTTGGAATCTACGTCGGTAGAGACCACTCTACATGGGACGAAAGGCTGCCAACCATACGATTTGCGATGAATTCGGCCCGGTGCGTGACAACCGGGTACTCAGCAGCCTTCCTTACGTTCGGGAGAGAGCTGAGAACGCCCGATGACGCCAATCGGGACTTGAGGACCATCATCCAAGCAGAAAATTTCCTGCCGGAAATTACTCCAAAACTGTTGACACTGGCGGACACGATGCAGATAGCCCAGCAGAACCAGGAACGTCAGCAGGAGCAGAGGAAGGAGTATGCCGATCAACGACGCCGGCCCAATCCTGGTTACGAGAGAGGAGACCTGGTGTGGGTAACCACTCACACCCTCAGCCGACGAGAGAGGAACTACACAGCGAAGTTCGCACCAAAGAGGGACGGACCATACGTGGTGAAGCGCCGCATAGGGTCCAACAGCTACGAGATCGAGACCCGTGAGGACCAGCCTGTGTGCGTAGGGGTGTACCACACCTCGGCGCTAAGGCCCTACAACGGAGCACGGGCGAACCCACCACCAGATCCAGTAACAACCATCCGTAAACGAGGGCGACCTCGTAGGCAGCACGAGGGTCAACCAACACAGCGTCCAACGAAGCAAGCTCGGCGCAAATGA